The segment CATAAATGTTGAGGCACACAATAAAAGGACATGCTGACAAAATAGTTAAGGTATAGTTACTGTTACTCTGCAGCTCAAATCAGAACCTCAGCCTGGACAGAAAGAtgttcccctccctcctccccacccaccctgCTGCCATTGCGGCTGGACTAACTGAACACCCCCCATGGCAATGCCTTGCAGGCCGCTGATGAAGGCCTGGCCGCACTCGCCCACGACACAGCCAGGCGGACCCCTTTTAAGTAGGATTAGCCTTGAAGACTACATTCACTTAAGCTGAAAGAGGGTGGGGTGCTCTACTGTTACAAGCCCTTTTTACAGCTACAAGATAATCACAGCTCAACTTCGAGGTGCAAGAGTGGGTTTATCAAAGCAATTAAGTGCTTTTCAGAGTGGTTTTCGTTCAGTGGCAGAAGAATCACCAGCTGTAAATACCACAAGTGCCAGGAGGCAGCTCcaattttaaacaaagttttgCCACCTTCCAGAGAACCCCTGCTGACGCCATTTTTGATATGGCAAATATAAATTGATAAGGCGATACTAGAAATTTGGTTCTATAAGAAGCTTCAATTGCTGATTTTAAGTAGTTCACAACCTGGCTAATATCACATCTGAGTTATAACCATCGGGCAGTCTATCCAGCAATAACGGAAGTTAATGGAAAAGACATGTCAATATATTAGACTAAAGCATATGCTTATCATCCTCATTTTGTCTAGTACCCCCTTAAAAATGTGACATGGTATTTATTCAGACATTAAATGATAAATTCCTGACTCTACTGAAATACCATAGCAAGGATTGTACTCCATAAGGGATGCATAGCTCTACTCCTAACCATGCTCTGGAGTCAAATTCTAAAGCTACAATAATTCCAGTGGATCggtatttccttcatttttttattacagcatGTTTGCTAAATTTACAGCAAGCAGAAAATAAGCTGGGTCTTTAGTTATTTTGATCAAAACATTGATGTTTTAAAGGTAGTACACaatatttgttaaaaagaacatataaaaatacctttttagaAGCCTCTAtaagaaaggaaatacaaagtTTAATCCCACAACTTTCCTCTGCTAGAGCTGCACGCTACTGCTACAGTTTTAAATAgactttttgctgtttttaaactaTACATCCAGGAAAGTCTACAAAATTAAAGGAACGTGCATATAAATGATTGCATAGCAGAACATGAACATTAACTGCAAACAGTAAAGAAAGAGTTAGAAATACTATCAAATGTACAAAGATTCTAGAATCAACCCCCTAAGCACGTTCCACTGCCAACATTAAAAATCCATCTGCGTTTCTTCAAAGGCCCTGCTGAAAACACTTACACCCAAACCTAGAACATTTCTCTAAAAAGGAACTTTTTGAAATCAATGTCTTTATATGCTACTACATGAGACAGCAAGGAACACTAGGTGTTTGATGCTGGCTTttgaaggtaaagaaaaaaaaacaatgccaaaagccatttTCATAACAAAGTGTCTTGCCTTCTAGAGAAATACTGGTAAGATTACACACTGggcttgttatttttcacattcaaTTTACTAAATATACTGTATTAGTGATAAACTAAATAGCTAGAGATGCAGCTCCTGTTCATATCCAACTTCAAACATTTGTTCTTAAGTAAAATGAAATCTTGGAACCAAACCACTATCCGTTCGGAGGAAGAAGTGATTCAGACTTGCTCGACCAAATACTTTGATGTGTAAAAGCAAGCCTTTCTTAGGAAGAGAGATGGCTACAGTTTTATACCTATGAATACACCAACTAACCACAGGAGTCATTGGCATAAAAGTTTAGTTCTTATATACTGTACACACACAACTCGAAACAATCTACTTGTATCTAACAGCAGGAAAACTAAGCAATTTTATGGTTAACTGCTCACTAAAATTTAGAATAGATACAAAAACTGCATAAAATGTACACACAACCTAATATTTAGTTGCTCTGCCATTTGCTGAGAtctgaatttaattttccatttcaagGTGGGTTCCCCCCCTCACACATTTAGTACTAGCAGCCAGGTCAAAAGCAGTGAAGACTCTATCCTGACAAGTCACGACACTGCACAATCTCGGAACGAGCTTCCAAGGCCAACTCTCTCCCCGTGTACTACATGCAATGTTAGTACCATCCCTCCAAGATGGCAGGGTTAAAGAGAAATCTCAAACATATCTCTCCAGAGAGCTCCATTTACCAACCTACTTGTGTCAGTGGGCATGGAGAATACAGACACCTGCCTTTGAACAATGGAAACGTAAAACTGCCAGTCTGCATTTCACAGCGGTCAGTGTTGCACTACAGCTGtccagttttctgttttatcacAAAGTTTAGCGTTAAAGAACAAGTTAAACAGCTGGTTTAACTGTTCAGCACAAACTGGTACCAATTTCCTCTACGGGTATGACATTTTTAATAGGACAATGTTGCAAGTTACGATCAATCAAGTCATCACCAATATCtaagcattaaaaatgcaaatctttacaaaaatatacatagaGACACCACAACCAAATCAGTAGCTGCCCATGACATTTAACCAAGTGgacattctctctctctctcactctctcagTGGCTTCTCaacactgttttaattttaaccaTTGTCGGCTACAGGGAAAACTGACAATATTTTTTAGCACTGTTGCAACATCATATTCCTGATAATTTAAGTAAACTGAACTGTGTGTAAATGAATCTTACATGCCTAAAAACAACATGGATACACTGTTAGTGGCCACTGGACTTGGGACTAGTCCACGACCTTGATCTGGATTTTGACCTAGATCTAGAATGTGATCTTGACTGTGATTTGGATCTAgctggttctttttttctcGACTCCTTTTCATATCTTGAGCTGGACTTATAGTGTGTTTTAGAATCTGTTTTAGAGGTGCCTCTAGATTTGGTGTGAGATGCAGACCTAGACCGTGATTTagccttcatttctttcttgggCTGTGACTTGGATCGTGATCTTGAATTGGACTTAGATCTTGAAAAAGATCGATTGCGGTGTTTGAACCTATCAGAATAAAGGGGAGAGAGGAGATTTGAATGTAAAAACACTATTCTTACACATCTAGaacattaaaaattgtttacCGTTTTTTGCAGgagaaacttttttaaaaacctataGTTAAAGGAATACAGTGATCTAGCTTTCAATTTAAAGAGCGTAAAAGTATTTTACCTATCGTTGTCCGAATGGCTTCTGCTACGACGAGGTCTTCCAGTAGGTCTACTGCTAAAAAGGTACATCAGAAAAAGTAAACGGTGGCAAATACCTATGTAGGCATACAAATGcttaatacattatttttcaagctGTGCATTTGCTTTTAGTTACTCTTCAGTGAAGCACAGAATCATTTCATTCAATACTTCTGATTTGATGCAGCATGCAAGATACGCCACTCCCACAAGTCATTACAAAGTGAGTATAGACAAAGATTATTCAAAATTTTATCAATTAAATAGTCAATGTGGTGTTTCTCCTCCAACAGACTGCTGTGCAGTTGAAGCCAAACACACACTACACTTACTTTCTGGGACTATACGATCTTCTATAGCTGTAATCAAAAGAACGACTTCTAGACCGTCTCCTTTCGTAACTCCGACTTCTAGACCGCCTATATCTGTCATAGTCATCGTAACGGGAAGAACTGTATAGGTTTCTGCCTTCCTTGGCTTTCATTTGATTTGGTGCTGTAAAAAATAgcaatatttaacattttaagttaaaaaaagatgCCCTACTTTCCCTTTAGTGACACTATCAATCCATATATTTGGCATTTAGCAGAAAGCCTAATTCTTGGTTCTAGCAGACAGGTTTATGAAAAGGACAGATCAGACTGCTCTGTGtcatttgctttttgctgctttaacCACTGGACAAAAACTAACACAGCCTTGCAGGTACCAGAAATCTAAGGGGGGGACACCCCCTACCCCAATAACCAGTAAGGACGGACTAATGCTTCCTAAAACCAGAACACAGAACTGGCTAAGGTGATTTCATGCCACCTGGGAACCAGTACAACAGGCCAAACCCATGACTGAAACATTCTAACATTCTTGCGTTTACCCCAAAAGTGAAAGCTAACAGGGAATTAATTACACATTCCTTTTGACTACACAGCACCATGGATTACACCTGATCCGCAGTCGTCTTTAATGATTAAAAGACAGCGTATACAGAAGCACCAATGGATGCCACACAAAGAGAAGTCTGATTCCAAAAGTGTTGTGTCCCCCCCAGTACAACAGTGAACATTCACTCTGTAGCTTAGTTATTAAACTTAAGAATGAATTAACTTCTTAGGCTTCTGTTGTACTTTCTCTAAGCAGCACAGCTATCTTTCCTTTGTATTAAATCCCATTCTCATTCAAACCCAAAGACCAGGctcaaagtattttaaacacatCACACTGTAATGAGCACCATCTGTACTAAACATCTACAGTTTTTATGTTTTAAGTGCTGCTGTTAACAACACTACAGTAGATTTATTTAACTTTTGTTCAGAAACTTTAAAGAAATCCCAATGTTTGTATACAGGACAGAGGCTTGTCCTTCAGAGCATGTaatttccattgacttcagtaaaagTTAAATGTGCACATGTGAGGGAAACCTGGACAGTTAGCTTGTTTCTCTGACAGCTTTAACGGAAAGATCTTTAAGGCACTTTTATTCCCAGGCTGCACATGAGTATCACAGTCCTGTTTTAGTTCAACAAGTATGCGTTGGGTTTACCAACAGCATGTTTTATGGTTATATAATATCCACGTCTATTGATATGTTAAGAACATGTATACAAATAACAGATGGAAAAGATGAAAGTTCTCTTTACAACTCTCTGTTCAGAAAATAAGACTTCTGTTCCATGTTGAATTGAGAAACTTCAAAATTTACTTATATCCTGATgccaaatgaaaatgaagacattaCCTCAGTCCTGGAAACTGGGCTGCACTGCGAAATGCCAACACAGAATCACTAATACGCTTTGACACAATATAAACATTGCAATACATTAAAACTGGGCTACTCATTTTGACAGGGAGAATTTTCAACAGTGTGTTTCTGCAAAGAAAGCCTGAGAGAGCTGCACAGAAAGCTCTTAAGAAGTTTCAGCTAGCAGCAAATATCAGATTGTGGTAAGTAACCGTTATACTTAGttatctgtttttaattaaaatgagtCATTAATAATTACTGGATACAAAGCAAAACACCCATACACTATTTATATACAAGAACAAACATATCACAATTAATAACACATGTAAGGTTGCCTGGCACCAAACATTAAGGCTAAAATCGTAGTCTGATGAAATACACACAAGGCACTTACTCTTCCGATCCCCCTGTGCAAACTGGATTTCTATTTGCCGACCACAAATCCACTTTCGATCCAAATTATGGAGAGCATCTTCTGCATCACGGACATCTTCAAATGTGGTGAGTGTTAAGGTACTTGGGAATTTGAGTTGTTTACAGATttggtatttaaaattaaagataaatcagttattttctaattttactttttgttttggggttttttaagttcactagtatcttttttttttaaattaaccgCCAGCTATCTGAGAACTcctataataaaaataaaatctcataaTATGACCATGAGCTTATTCATCAGCAAGCAGATGCTTTGCAATACtctaacttttttcttctcccacttGTACttatgcaaggaaaaaagaaccggtatccttttcaaaatacatttgttaaTGGTCATTCAGCTCTCTCCACTACACTGACTTCACTAAAATTAAACCCTACTTGTTAAATTACATTAGGCATACCAACAGTACAAATTAACACGTGTCTATTAGTTTTAGAATTGGGATAAAGCTTCCCTTTTTCCAACCAActggttttaaatttaaattttgtgaTGCCATGGACAGGCATACAGACCTGCAACAGTCCGAGATAAAAGCATACACTAACACCCCACACTATCAGTCAGGTCTGACGTTCAGTAACACAGACATTACTGATTTTACTCCACAAGATTGACCACTACTGTAACTCACACAGCACCTTCCAGCTATGCGACCTGAAAGAACAAATTGCCCTTCTCCTTGTAGGAACTCAGTTCATCATCTACGCAGAAACTAAACTATCACGTTGAAGGTATATATATTGACAAACCAAGAACGAATGCACTTTCATTCAAGACCACAGTTACAAAAGCACTCACGAGAGAAATATTACAGGTTTTGTCAATGGACTAAACCAGAATCATTCATCAAATTACTGCTTACATgacaaacagaagagaaactgtTATTCTGTAGGATACATCAGGTATGACTCCTTTAATCTTGGCCACCATTCAACTTCATCTTGACCTTTAACTCTTTAAGTGCTTGTCAGAAGGACTTGTCATGAGATGCTTGGCCAAAAATGACAGATGGCTTTAtcttttactttgaaaaacaaccttttcccccttttgtaGATAAAGCGAAGCTTTGTCTCCCATTATGGCTTGTccttcttccagcttttctttattttttcttttcccaaactCTCCCTTCTCTTCAAGCCTGATCCTTAAGAGGTCTTTGGCTTGTCTACTTGCCTTAATTGTTGAACTCTACTCTAAAGGTTCTTTCATGCTTTCTCTTTGGGGTCGCCATTACTGTACAGCTTTACATTCTGAGGCAACAACAGAGGACAGTAAATTAGGGGACaatattaaagaaagaagtTCACCTCATTTTTTATACAATCTGATTTTGATCAAGTGATTCCAGTTCCcatttgttaaattaaaaacGAATACCAGCCACAGTTTGCTAAGCACAAGTTTACTTACATACCAGTGATAATAAAAACGTGCTAGACAATTTTGAGTCAGtgataaattttcatttaaatcatATAGTATTAATTTCAGTGACACAAGCAAGCTTTTATATTACTGGACTTGATTTAAGTTTTGCAAAAAGGCAAAGAACAACTGAGAGAAGTTAATCTTCAAAAATAACGAAACACCACAATATAAGTAAGACACTTATTAGATACAACACAAAAGtaaactgctttttcatttagaTTTGTTACCTCTTACACAAACTTGAATTTCAAACTTCAACACCCCTCACTAATCAGCCATCTGAAGAAAGGATATTGAACATAAGCAAATCCTCTGGGGCGACGAGTGTAGAAGTCAAGTGGAACGTATACATCAACTATAGGCCCATAACGACCAAATTCACGGCGCAAGTCTTCAGACCTAGAACATCACAAATATCTTATATGTTGTTTCACTATTTAAGGTGTTGCAAAATAcccaccaaattaaaaaaaaatagtaattttttttaaaaaaaatctacaattAATATGACCACCTATCTTTTTGGAAGCAGCTGGTAGACGATGCATGTAGCAAaacatttttggggaaaaaagtgttgaGCAGTTCATTGCAAAGCGACACACTAGGCTTTTCTGAAACACTCGAGATTCAGGATGCCTAAGATATATACCCTGGTGTTTTGAAACCAGGGTTCAGCATAACTCTACAACAGAAGCATAAACTAAGAAGTGATGCATATTAGTCAACTCAGTGCAGGATATACTAGCaaaggcaggcagaaagcaaaaagaaggaTCTAAGAATTACTGTTATTCAAGTACCTCACGCAACTCTTGACAATGCTTTTGCAACATGGAAACATCAACTGTAAGATCCAAGGAAACAGCAGGAGAATAAACCAGTCACACAGACTCAGTCCATAGAATAATCAATACTTACAACCACATCAAATAGAACAAAACTTGAGTGAGCAACCATTCATGCCCTTAGGATAGCTTTTCCAAAGAGGTGGCTTTAAGAGAGCCGAGCACAAAACTCTCGAACAGATCTGTAACTATGCTTAGAACAACTACTGTCTCCTCAACAGAGGGGTTTCTTAATCACATCAGCttctttacatatatttttgtgtCATTTGAGGACAAGAACCTGTATGAGAAAGACTGATGTAGTATCATATTTATGTGGTATGAAAGAGTTACtactatttatttatctttctcATCGGTTGGGAAAGAATCTGCAGCACATATAGTCAACGATGGCAGAAGGCAACTATGACAACCAACATCAGGATCTCACAATGAAACAAGCTCTAAGAAGAATGTACTGTCTAATCATAAGCTTATGGTGAAAGCCTCAATAGGActcactttattttaaaaaagtttggAACTAACAGTCCACCCTGGCTGGTCCTACAGTTAAATAAACTAcgaaaaagaagacagaaaattcactttaaaaaaatatttaaattgaaaatatttatgcttttgACCACAATAAGGTTCCTAGTTCATTCCATCGTGCCCGTGACACTTATTTCCTCGGCAACTTCGGTGCAAGCTGCCCAGGCAGCAAGTCTGAAAACTCATGCTTGCACTTCATACAGGTCGACCTTACAGGGACTTCCACGCAAATTCTACAATTAACAACATAAGAATGCTCTGACTCACATATGCATTCTATACTAATATGCTCTAGAAACGTTTCACGGCCGATAAACACAAAAGGGACACGATAAACTGCAAAAGAGAAATAGAGAAATCTAGCAGTTTACTAAAAATATCCACGTAATAAACAAGAACCTGTGCAACAGacactttttaattatttcaatcGCTACGAAAAGCTCTTTCACCAAGTTGCTGCACACGTTTAGTCCTTAAGGACTTTTGCTACAACGCAGCTACTACGGAGAAAAAGCACTGCTTCCTCCCCCCCTACAGCGAGTGTCACAAGAGGACACGGCGCATAACAATTAATGCAATAACATTCCACCCGAACTGGCAGCAATTACCACGCTAACGGAACCAACTGCGCCAAGAATTTTGGGGACACCCACAGCAAAGGCGCCGTTTTCTCCCTCCCGGTACCAATCGCTGTA is part of the Phalacrocorax carbo chromosome 22, bPhaCar2.1, whole genome shotgun sequence genome and harbors:
- the SRSF10 gene encoding serine/arginine-rich splicing factor 10 isoform X3, with protein sequence MVAKIKGVIPDVSYRITVSLLFVITLTLTTFEDVRDAEDALHNLDRKWICGRQIEIQFAQGDRKTPNQMKAKEGRNLYSSSRYDDYDRYRRSRSRSYERRRSRSRSFDYSYRRSYSPRNSRPTGRPRRSRSHSDNDRFKHRNRSFSRSKSNSRSRSKSQPKKEMKAKSRSRSASHTKSRGTSKTDSKTHYKSSSRYEKESRKKEPARSKSQSRSHSRSRSKSRSRSWTSPKSSGH
- the SRSF10 gene encoding serine/arginine-rich splicing factor 10 isoform X2; the protein is MSRYLRPPNTSLFVRNVADDTRSEDLRREFGRYGPIVDVYVPLDFYTRRPRGFAYVQFEDVRDAEDALHNLDRKWICGRQIEIQFAQGDRKTPNQMKAKEGRNLYSSSRYDDYDRYRRSRSRSYERRRSRSRSFDYSYRRSYSPRNRPTGRPRRSRSHSDNDRFKHRNRSFSRSKSNSRSRSKSQPKKEMKAKSRSRSASHTKSRGTSKTDSKTHYKSSSRYEKESRKKEPARSKSQSRSHSRSRSKSRSRSWTSPKSSGH
- the SRSF10 gene encoding serine/arginine-rich splicing factor 10 isoform X1: MSRYLRPPNTSLFVRNVADDTRSEDLRREFGRYGPIVDVYVPLDFYTRRPRGFAYVQFEDVRDAEDALHNLDRKWICGRQIEIQFAQGDRKTPNQMKAKEGRNLYSSSRYDDYDRYRRSRSRSYERRRSRSRSFDYSYRRSYSPRNSRPTGRPRRSRSHSDNDRFKHRNRSFSRSKSNSRSRSKSQPKKEMKAKSRSRSASHTKSRGTSKTDSKTHYKSSSRYEKESRKKEPARSKSQSRSHSRSRSKSRSRSWTSPKSSGH
- the SRSF10 gene encoding serine/arginine-rich splicing factor 10 isoform X4, translated to MSRYLRPPNTSLFVRNVADDTRSEDLRREFGRYGPIVDVYVPLDFYTRRPRGFAYVQFEDVRDAEDALHNLDRKWICGRQIEIQFAQGDRKTPNQMKAKEGRNLYSSSRYDDYDRYRRSRSRSYERRRSRSRSFDYSYRRSYSPRNSRPTGRPRRSRSHSDNDRFKHRNRSFSRSKSNSRSRSKSQPKKEMKAKSRSRGRTKL
- the SRSF10 gene encoding serine/arginine-rich splicing factor 10 isoform X5 codes for the protein MSRYLRPPNTSLFVRNVADDTRSEDLRREFGRYGPIVDVYVPLDFYTRRPRGFAYVQFEDVRDAEDALHNLDRKWICGRQIEIQFAQGDRKTPNQMKAKEGRNLYSSSRYDDYDRYRRSRSRSYERRRSRSRSFDYSYRRSYSPRNSRPTGRPRRSRSHSDNDRGRTKL
- the SRSF10 gene encoding serine/arginine-rich splicing factor 10 isoform X6, which translates into the protein MSRYLRPPNTSLFVRNVADDTRSEDLRREFGRYGPIVDVYVPLDFYTRRPRGFAYVQFEDVRDAEDALHNLDRKWICGRQIEIQFAQGDRKTPNQMKAKEGRNLYSSSRYDDYDRYRRSRSRSYERRRSRSRSFDYSYRRSYSPRNRPTGRPRRSRSHSDNDRGRTKL